In a single window of the Drosophila albomicans strain 15112-1751.03 chromosome 3, ASM965048v2, whole genome shotgun sequence genome:
- the LOC117568392 gene encoding uncharacterized protein LOC117568392, whose protein sequence is MFQNISFPFLSALAFISWTIMCYLHIIEEQVKSDDYNVEIYTERSRFADRPQYCPINSKPTIISRACDLVVSYGLILAATVAFSKLLKYLEMDSTNFLEKESANLSVEESFPNIAKQIKTEAEKNEKLSSQYLQHNLELREQLDDLQARCQELLQELRIGKRNGHNNDDALDDSNPSTTSLKDSDESFMSTDSSIHNCDDNSGVIMWKQPAEFKSSRISVLHSDSASMSQNVYVTHSHIHINFNGPVRLSQQNLNINRFRLNELPRNSEFRQVWGNYLKGPNEIPMLTSVHNIIM, encoded by the exons ATGTTTCAAAACATAAGTTTTCCGTTTTTAAGCGCCTTAGCATTTATATCCTGGACGATTATGTGTTATTTGCACATCATTGAAGAACAGGTGAAATCTGATGATTATAATGTCGAAATCTATACAG AGCGTTCACGTTTTGCCGATAGACCGCAATATTGTCCAATAAATTCAAAACCGACTATCATATCGCGAGCATGTGACTTGGTGGTGAGCTATGGATTAATCCTGGCAGCCACGGTTGCCTTCTCCAAGCTATTAAAGTATCTTGAGATGGACAGTACAAACTTCCTGGAGAAGGAGTCTGCAAATCTTTCAGTTGAGGAATCGTTTCCAAACATCGCAAAACAGATTAAGACAGAGGCTGAGAAGAATGAGAAGTTGTCCTCTCAATATTTGCAGCATAATTTGGAGTTAAGAGAACAATTGGATGATTTGCAGGCGCGATGTCAGGAGCTGCTTCAGGAACTTCGTATTGGCAAAAGAAACGGTCATAACAATGACGACGCTCTAGATGATTCCAATCCTTCCACCACCAGTTTGAAGGATTCCGATGAGTCTTTCATGTCCACCGATAGTAGTATCCACAATTGTGATGATAATTCCGGTGTGATAATGTGGAAACAACCTGCCGAATTCAAATCTAGTCGAATTTCTGTGTTGCATTCTGACTCCGCGTCAATGTCGCAAAATGTCTATGTTACGCACAGTCATATTCACATTAACTTCAATGGACCGGTGCGCTTATCACAGCAGAATCTGAATATTAATAGATTCCGCCTCAACGAACTGCCCAGAAATAGCGAGTTTCGGCAAGTGTGGGGTAACTACTTAAAAGGACCTAATGAGATACCTATGCTAACAAGCGTTCATAATATTATAATGTAa
- the LOC117568393 gene encoding protein PBDC1: MELMHGASMLSRPADEFGNDSMVEEMWAAKALEHAEVHFNLLTSVHPSQLRLTPYDDQIYATFRQDFPDLQVGRLSDDVLKSASEKLKWRQFAEKFNKMEDYSYGTLMRADASKEFSPDNSIFVFRVQFLAIEIARNREGANDEIHNANRPVKKQPQSEAAPAQ, encoded by the exons ATGGAATTAATG CATGGCGCATCGATGCTCTCCCGGCCCGCGGATGAGTTCGGCAACGATTCCATGGTCGAGGAAATGTGGGCGGCAAAAGCGCTTGAACATGCGGAGGTGCACTTCAAt TTGCTGACCAGTGTGCATCCCTCGCAGCTGCGTTTGACGCCCTACGATGATCAAATCTATGCCACATTTCGTCAAGATTTTCCTGATTTGCAAGTTGGCCGGCTTAGCGATGATGTGCTTAAATCCGCCAGCGAAAAGCTCAAATGGCGTCAATTTGCTGAAAAATTTAACAAGATGGAAGACTACTCATACGGCACATTAATGCGAGCGGATGCCAGCAAGGAATTCTCACCTGACAACTCGATATTTGTGTTTCGTGTCCAATTTTTGGCCATTGAAATAGCGCGCAATCGCGAAGGCGCCAACGATGAGATCCACAACGCGAACAGACCCGTCAAAAAACAGCCACAGAGCGAAGCTGCACCAGCGCAATGA
- the LOC117568391 gene encoding nuclear hormone receptor HR78 isoform X2 translates to MMGTSSGIKTEEPRALGLNHSSGSSSSNNNSTAAAVAAAVAAGNAASSAAAAASLSSVELCLVCGDRASGRHYGAISCEGCKGFFKRSIRKQLGYQCRGAMNCEVTKHHRNRCQFCRLQKCLASGMRTVQHERKPIVDRKDGLASSSSSGGISASGSSATGGSSSGSVANKSSYQQVRVKQQQQQQQQQHASSVAAAAASAALFQHAATPPVSSTANSTPFGLNENLFPMGLNFAELTQTLMLASQQQQQQQQQAASSNAPSHCYSPELAKPELDEDDDDSMDNSSTLCLQLLANSASNNNSQHLNFNAAAAAAAAANVDATSTLPTPATVGLIQSTLDKRAIDKALQLLQPIQQQLDRSQSSQNTAAGLSIKPECESDAEDSGTEDVDADLVEHMDLDFDYCNRGDFVANEAIFEQELFPSEAQCAFHVQPPTLVHSYLNMHYVCETGARIIFLTVHTLRKVPAFELLDAHTQMKLLRGSWPALLAVALAQCQRQLAVSTIIGQLVHSVRQVADIDKIEPQKIAKLAQITRTIHDFVQELQSQDVTDLEFGLLRLVLLFNPLLLQPNRRERSLRAYVKRVQLYALATLRRQSGGEERANGLFASLLPLSGLESELTEELFFANLVGQMQIDSMIPFILMMCNSNGL, encoded by the exons ATGATGGGCACCAGCAGCGGCATTAAAACCGAAG AACCCCGAGCATTGGGCCTGAATCACTCAAgcggcagcagtagcagcaataacaacagcactgcagcagctgtggcGGCCGCAGTGGCAGCCGGAAATGCAGCAAGTTCAGCGGCCGCTGCCGCCTCCCTCTCGTCCGTAGAATTGTGTCTAGTGTGCGGAGATCGGGCGTCGGGTCGCCACTATGGTGCCATTAGCTGTGAGGGCTGCAAGGGATTCTTCAAGCGCTCGATACGCAAGCAGCTGGGCTATCAATGTCGCGGGGCCATGAACTGTGAGGTGACCAAACACCATCGCAACAGGTGTCAATTCTGTCGGCTGCAAAAGTGTTTGGCCAGCGGCATGCGAA CCGTGCAGCACGAACGAAAACCGATTGTGGATCGCAAAGATGGCCTCGCTTCCAGTTCCAGCAGTGGTGGCATCTCTGCCTCTGGCTCCAGTGCAACAGGTGGCAGCTCTAGCGGTTCCGTGGCCAACAAATCCAGTTACCAACAAGTGCGagtaaagcaacaacaacagcagcagcaacaacaacatgcatcatctgtggcagctgctgcagcgagCGCTGCGCTATTTCAGCATGCGGCCACGCCCCCCGTGTCAAGCACAGCCAACTCGACGCCCTTTGGTCTTAACGAGAATCTATTCCCAATGGGCCTGAACTTTGCCGAGCTCACACAGACGCTGA tgctcgcttcacaacaacagcaacagcagcagcaacaagctgcCAGCAGCAATGCTCCCAGTCACTGCTATTCACCCGAGTTGGCCAAGCCGGAACTCGACGAGGATGACGATGATTCCATGGACAATAGCAGCACACTTTGCCTGCAACTGTTGGCCAACAGTGCCAGCAATAATAACTCACAGCACTTGAATTTCAATGCGGCtgcagccgccgcagcagcagcaaacgttGATGCCACCAGCACATTACCTACACCCGCCACTGTGGGATTGATTCAGAGCACGCTGGATAAGCGAGCGATTGACAAGGCgctgcaattgttgcaacctatacaacagcagctggatCGCAGCCAGAGCAGTCAGAACACAGCAGCTGGGCTGAGCATTAAACCCGAATGCGAATCGGATGCCGAGGACAGCGGCACAGAGGATGTGGATGCTGATCTAGTGGAGCACATGGATCTGGACTTCGACTATTGCAATCGTGGGGATTTTGTGGCCAACGAAGCCATCTTTGAGCAGGAACTGTTTCCATCGGAGGCACAATGCGCCTTCCATGTGCAACCTCCTACTTTGGTGCACTCTTATCTGAATATGCACTATGTGTGCGAGACGGGGGCCAGGATCATCTTCTTGACTGTACACACCTTAAGGAAAGTGCCCGCCTTTGAGCTACTCGATGCTCACACACAGATGAAACTGCTTCGCGGCTCTTGGCCAGCATTGCTGGCAGTGGCATTGGCTCAATGCCAACGCCAATTGGCCGTCTCGACCATCATTGGCCAGCTGGTGCATAGTGTGCGTCAGGTGGCGGATATCGATAAGATTGAACCACAAAAGATTGCGAAGCTGGCGCAGATTACGCGCACCATTCACGATTTTGTGCAGGAGTTACAGTCGCAGGACGTGACCGACTTGGAGTTTGGCCTTTTGCGTCTCGTGTTGCTCTTCaatccgctgctgctgcagccgaATCGTCGAGAGCGCTCACTGCGTGCCTATGTGAAGCGTGTTCAGCTTTATGCGTTGGCCACTTTACGACGCCAGAGTGGAGGAGAGGAGCGTGCAAATGGTTTGTTTGCTAGTCTGTTGCCGTTGAGCGGCTTGGAGTCGGAGCTAACTGAAGAGCTGTTCTTTGCCAATCTTGTggggcaaatgcaaattgattcAATGATTCCCTTCATTCTGATGatgtgcaacagcaacggacTGTAA
- the LOC117568391 gene encoding nuclear hormone receptor HR78 isoform X1 has product MMGTSSGIKTEEPRALGLNHSSGSSSSNNNSTAAAVAAAVAAGNAASSAAAAASLSSVELCLVCGDRASGRHYGAISCEGCKGFFKRSIRKQLGYQCRGAMNCEVTKHHRNRCQFCRLQKCLASGMRSDSVQHERKPIVDRKDGLASSSSSGGISASGSSATGGSSSGSVANKSSYQQVRVKQQQQQQQQQHASSVAAAAASAALFQHAATPPVSSTANSTPFGLNENLFPMGLNFAELTQTLMLASQQQQQQQQQAASSNAPSHCYSPELAKPELDEDDDDSMDNSSTLCLQLLANSASNNNSQHLNFNAAAAAAAAANVDATSTLPTPATVGLIQSTLDKRAIDKALQLLQPIQQQLDRSQSSQNTAAGLSIKPECESDAEDSGTEDVDADLVEHMDLDFDYCNRGDFVANEAIFEQELFPSEAQCAFHVQPPTLVHSYLNMHYVCETGARIIFLTVHTLRKVPAFELLDAHTQMKLLRGSWPALLAVALAQCQRQLAVSTIIGQLVHSVRQVADIDKIEPQKIAKLAQITRTIHDFVQELQSQDVTDLEFGLLRLVLLFNPLLLQPNRRERSLRAYVKRVQLYALATLRRQSGGEERANGLFASLLPLSGLESELTEELFFANLVGQMQIDSMIPFILMMCNSNGL; this is encoded by the exons ATGATGGGCACCAGCAGCGGCATTAAAACCGAAG AACCCCGAGCATTGGGCCTGAATCACTCAAgcggcagcagtagcagcaataacaacagcactgcagcagctgtggcGGCCGCAGTGGCAGCCGGAAATGCAGCAAGTTCAGCGGCCGCTGCCGCCTCCCTCTCGTCCGTAGAATTGTGTCTAGTGTGCGGAGATCGGGCGTCGGGTCGCCACTATGGTGCCATTAGCTGTGAGGGCTGCAAGGGATTCTTCAAGCGCTCGATACGCAAGCAGCTGGGCTATCAATGTCGCGGGGCCATGAACTGTGAGGTGACCAAACACCATCGCAACAGGTGTCAATTCTGTCGGCTGCAAAAGTGTTTGGCCAGCGGCATGCGAAGTGATT CCGTGCAGCACGAACGAAAACCGATTGTGGATCGCAAAGATGGCCTCGCTTCCAGTTCCAGCAGTGGTGGCATCTCTGCCTCTGGCTCCAGTGCAACAGGTGGCAGCTCTAGCGGTTCCGTGGCCAACAAATCCAGTTACCAACAAGTGCGagtaaagcaacaacaacagcagcagcaacaacaacatgcatcatctgtggcagctgctgcagcgagCGCTGCGCTATTTCAGCATGCGGCCACGCCCCCCGTGTCAAGCACAGCCAACTCGACGCCCTTTGGTCTTAACGAGAATCTATTCCCAATGGGCCTGAACTTTGCCGAGCTCACACAGACGCTGA tgctcgcttcacaacaacagcaacagcagcagcaacaagctgcCAGCAGCAATGCTCCCAGTCACTGCTATTCACCCGAGTTGGCCAAGCCGGAACTCGACGAGGATGACGATGATTCCATGGACAATAGCAGCACACTTTGCCTGCAACTGTTGGCCAACAGTGCCAGCAATAATAACTCACAGCACTTGAATTTCAATGCGGCtgcagccgccgcagcagcagcaaacgttGATGCCACCAGCACATTACCTACACCCGCCACTGTGGGATTGATTCAGAGCACGCTGGATAAGCGAGCGATTGACAAGGCgctgcaattgttgcaacctatacaacagcagctggatCGCAGCCAGAGCAGTCAGAACACAGCAGCTGGGCTGAGCATTAAACCCGAATGCGAATCGGATGCCGAGGACAGCGGCACAGAGGATGTGGATGCTGATCTAGTGGAGCACATGGATCTGGACTTCGACTATTGCAATCGTGGGGATTTTGTGGCCAACGAAGCCATCTTTGAGCAGGAACTGTTTCCATCGGAGGCACAATGCGCCTTCCATGTGCAACCTCCTACTTTGGTGCACTCTTATCTGAATATGCACTATGTGTGCGAGACGGGGGCCAGGATCATCTTCTTGACTGTACACACCTTAAGGAAAGTGCCCGCCTTTGAGCTACTCGATGCTCACACACAGATGAAACTGCTTCGCGGCTCTTGGCCAGCATTGCTGGCAGTGGCATTGGCTCAATGCCAACGCCAATTGGCCGTCTCGACCATCATTGGCCAGCTGGTGCATAGTGTGCGTCAGGTGGCGGATATCGATAAGATTGAACCACAAAAGATTGCGAAGCTGGCGCAGATTACGCGCACCATTCACGATTTTGTGCAGGAGTTACAGTCGCAGGACGTGACCGACTTGGAGTTTGGCCTTTTGCGTCTCGTGTTGCTCTTCaatccgctgctgctgcagccgaATCGTCGAGAGCGCTCACTGCGTGCCTATGTGAAGCGTGTTCAGCTTTATGCGTTGGCCACTTTACGACGCCAGAGTGGAGGAGAGGAGCGTGCAAATGGTTTGTTTGCTAGTCTGTTGCCGTTGAGCGGCTTGGAGTCGGAGCTAACTGAAGAGCTGTTCTTTGCCAATCTTGTggggcaaatgcaaattgattcAATGATTCCCTTCATTCTGATGatgtgcaacagcaacggacTGTAA